The Lactuca sativa cultivar Salinas chromosome 2, Lsat_Salinas_v11, whole genome shotgun sequence genome includes the window GATTTCCATAATTCAAAAACCGAATCATATGAGGGTTGAATTATAGAGACATAGTGTGTATAACTTTATATTGCTTGTTTATTCCGTCAAGCTATGAACGTGACGGAGTTGCCAATAGggattatttttttagttttaataaaaaaaaaattataattcaaATCAAAGGTTGAATGTATCTGTATGCAAATGGCGTACGTTAGACTCGAAACTACTGTTGGTGTAACTAACGACGGGAAATGAAAATTACGTGTTTGTAGGTGTGGAAAGTGTGAAGGCCGACACCCCTGGCAACAAACTAATGGTAACGGGGAAGGTGGATCCCACGCGCATCAAGGAACGAGTAGAGTACAAGACCAAGAAGAAGGTGGAGATCCTCTCTCCTCAGCCCAAAAAGGACGGCGGAGGTGGAGGTGATAAGAAGCCTGATGAAAAGCCACCGGAGAAAAAACCTGCCGATGACAAAAAACCAAAAGAGGTACTGAAATTAATTAATGAAATGCTGGGTTGTGAGTTTATTTccattaaattaatattttttttttatcaaatttgtattgtatttgatttttttttgggtGGTGGTTGATATGTAGCCTCAACCAAGCACGGTGGTTCTGAAGATTCCGCTCCACTGCGACGGATGCATACACAAAATCAAACGACAGATATCAAAGATCGATGGTAAGTGTTTAATATTCTACCAAATATTcctcataacacataataaatgaataaattaaGAAGccatttttctaaataaaaaagTTTGTTTGAGATGACGTATGGAATTATGGATTTGTTTAAtctgatcatatatatatatatttgtctttTGTAACAGGTGTAGAATCAGTGACGCCAGATTCCGGCAAGGATATGGTCACAGTGAAAGGGACAATGAACGTGAAAGAACTCCTTCCACATTTAAAGGAAAAACTTAAAAGGAAAATCGATATTGTCCCTCCTAAAAAGGAAGAAAAAGGAAGTACTGACGCAAAAGATGACAAGAAAGAAAAGGGAgaaggtggaggtggaggtgataagaaagagaaggaaggtggtggtggtggtggtggtgatacaAAGGCTAAAGGCGGTGACGGTGTTGCCAAGGCGGCAGttggtggtgggggtggtgaagatAAGAAGAAGGGAATAGAGGTGGTCAACAGAATGGAATATTCCGGTCATAATCCTTACACATACACGATGCCATCGTATAACCAGAATTATTACAATCAGAATTATTATAATCAAGATTATGGTGTTTTAGCATCTTCTAGTCATGGCTATGTATCTCAAGGTTATAATTATGGACATGGAATGGAATATTCGCATCCACCGCCATTGCCGCCGCCGCCGATGTACCTTCACGATCCTCGAGTGGCAGATTCAGGGATGTTTAGTGACGAAAACCCGAATGCATGTTCAGTTATgtaaataaattttaaatataaattaaaaaatgtaaaaaaatagaTAAACGGGATTGGTGAAAATGAGACATATAGATTATTATTATATCGTAAGGTTATAAAATTAGTTTTAGAAGGGTGGTTTAACGTTAGGTTTGTTTTATTATTTGACTTTGTTTATGATTAAGTATAAAATTGTGGTTAGATATTCAATTTTGTGATGAATAATGTATGTAACATTATCTACAAAAAATACTGAATGGTCCATATTATAAATTCTATGGTTGTAATTATGCCACACGGTTAATGttttttaattcatgagttctattttactatttttttttattaagtttGTTTTATATATGATGCAATTGGCTCTCTATATATTGTTTAAAATATGTTGATAATATAAAATGGATAAAGCTAAACCTAATAACATTTTAAATTCAATAATTACGTATGTACAATTTCGATCGACTTGTTAAGTTTTTGCTTGTGGTTTCCAAAAAACTAGAAAGATTTTTAAATGTATTCAAAAATGTTATTTTTGAAATTATTGTGATATAACTACTGTATTATGTAGATATATTATCCTACAACCGCCTAACGAATTACTAAAATGGCTCTTAATTTTCataatcaaaacattttcaacatGCATAATTGTTAACTTCTTTTACCATAAAAAACATATTGGAGACGAACCTAACTTGTTTCGTTTGGTAATGTTTTGTCACTATAACTATAATATTAAATAGGGATATATAcaataaagtcccaatatttttatcgatttgacaagaaagtccaaaactttattttttgacagtaaagtccaaattaccggcagtttttgacacttttacccttttttcccggttagccggtaattaggatttttttgccaaaaaaaataaagtttaggattttcttgtcaaatcgtcaattaagactttactgtcaaaaaaataaagtttaggacttttttgtcaaatcgttgaaaatattgggactttagtgtatatataatttttttggttagaaatttaatggtatgatactctttaagcataagagttattgaaaccttctctaatcagctagatcctattgaaatcctttacgtttgcttcttgttaaatcgtttttttaatctcaacgaagcgacattgaaaaaaattgagataatcaagaaagaaagaaagaaccagggttgtgttggctttttgcagtctcaaaaatgaagaaattagaaacctaaaaaaacgaaattgtcttagctttatacaaacacaaacaacacatgcctaatcaaaagggtgtgaatgtggagaagggaaagaagggcaatttcgtttttttcggtttcttatttctccatttttgagactGCAAAAAGCCACACAACCCtgcttctttctttctttcttgattatctcaatttttttcaatgtcggtttgttgagattaaaaaaacgatttaacaagaagcaaacgtaaacgatttcaataggatctagctgattagagaatgtttcaataactcttatgcttaaagagtatcatatcattaaatttctaacaaaaaaaattatatattcactaaagtctcaatattttgaacgatttgacaaaaaagtcctaaagtttatttttttgacagtaaagtcataattgacgatttgacaagaaagccctaaactttattttgttgacaaaaaagtcctaattaccggctaaccgggaaaaaagggtaaaagtgtcaaaaactgccggtaatttgAACTTTACtgtcaataaaataaattttaggactttcttgtcaaatcgatgaaaatattgggactttactgtatatatccctaTTAAATACTATAAACTTGTTAAATTTTCTTATTCTCTTTGACTATTGAGAATATTTAAGAAAATCACTTAATAGTCATCTGATTGGCGAGATTTAAGAGATTTAAGATCAGTAAGTAATTGAGTAACATAAAACAATCTTTTAAAATGTAATGAGATAATAATATATATACAGGGGCGGATCTAGGGGTGGTCCACGGTGGCACCGGTAACCCCTAACTTTTCCGGCCGCAGTggaaaaattttcgaaatttttattttttctactacCGTGCATCTCTAACTCTCCCGTATAATCCCTACTGTAAAATCCTACGTACACCCTTATATATATACAAGGTTTAATATATATTCCAAATATTATAATACTAGTTGTGAAACTCATCTTATTATATGggttaattaaaaaagaaaatgttaaatataaatatctaaatatttgagaacttttaatttaaaaaaataaataaataatgaagtATTAAAATTTAAGTACTTTttaatcttttaaatttaaacaaataatttaaataaataaacaaaaaacctaatgagctttaatttggaaattttgaattaaaagataagtccattaataaaattaatattcatttattattatattaaaatattatatagaaACTAATAAAATAAGATAACCTATAAAATGATATgtggaaaaaaaatattaattaaaaataactacAAAAcgatatttgaaaatttgaataataATGTGACCAAGGTTATAAAACTCGTTACTCGGTATCTattcggccgactaccgagtagcgagtactcgagaGTACTCAGATTTGGAAAtttgtgtagaaatatttttagagaaattatatacatcaaaatcataaaataaaatcataagttgattgaaatatataacaaaattggatacatataaacacacaaaaaatgaaaaacacataatgatctcacttcgtgaataattactgaatatttaatatatatatatatatatatatatatatatatatatatatatatatatatatatatatatatatatatatatatatatatatatagtaataatcacatgtgtgtgtgttaaataataaatcattaaagctattatacatattaatcaccgagttgaccgaATTTCATAACACTATTCAGTTTGTAAGGGGctgatcggggagtactcggaattatgtaactcgcctcggtaaggggGCGAATAGTAAGTACTCGGAGaagtaatcggccaactcggcgagttttacaacactgaatgtgacatgtgacaaaaactTTTGATTTATTATAGCAGATTTTATAGGAAATAGTACAACACGTGGCATGAGAATTAGAAATTGTGACCCTCCCGAATCATGAAAATATGCATTAAATTTCAGAAACGTGAATCACAAAAGAGTTTTTGTGGTATAGTTGAATAGGATTACATTCTTGACTTCCATTTTTCCATCCAAAGGTTTATCATTAATCGATAATGTTGCAAAAGTCTTATGTATTTCAATTAGGTTAATTAGATTAAAAAAATAGTAATTAGACCATCTTAACGTCTTAACGGTTCATGTCAATTTGTCCCAAGATTCACATAGGAAATCAATCGCAGAACGCTAGCAATATTTTAGGTATTTCAAAgttgtaattttatttttttttgaaacgccAAACTATCATACTCCTAATCAAATCCTAAACACCATCTATGTCTACTAGTGAGACATGAACTCATGACCTCTTATTTGAAAAAATCACTTCTTACCGCTAGGCTAAAGGACCTTTGGTTTCAAAGTTTTAATTGATGAACTTTTTATTTgatcttttatatataattttattcccCCACCACTATGTTTTTATCACGCGTGTTAATTAGAATTTCAAAAACAAATAAATGTTAGACTTGATATCACCATCAATTAATTTTGTAaggatatataatgaaaatttgGTTAGCAAATATTGTAGTGATAATTATCGTATGCCAATTATTTCGGATTTATTTCGAATTAACTGTATGTCATATCGAAAATATTTTTCTCTAAAAAAATTACATtacatatttatattttgaaGTTTGGAAAAATGATGTCTTAAATCATatctatttatatataaaagtattaattatataaaaaaacatcaTGACTTGTTATTTCTTCTAAAACTTAAGGTGTAACTTCGCCATGTATACATCATTTAAAATTTTGGCTACAACTGATAAAGTGATAATATACAAtgcatttttataattaaaagttttatGAATAGACATGGTGAGACTCATTTTTAAGTGGGACCATACATCTCATTTGTTACATATTAAAACCAAAATTCTATTTCTTGTGTCTCATTTGTTACATGTTTAAAGTTTTTGTTTTAAATGTAAAATTTTAATCTAAaacttattttaaataatttctagtttttatatagttttatgttTCCAGAAACTTAGAGTATTTTTATCAAATATTTATATACAAATAAAATTTgtaatattcatttattagctgcAAACTATTTTGGTCAATCATACCTTATATATCACCAAAATAGAGATGTCTCATTTCAAAATTGTTGGTAATTTTTATAAATAGATAACAAATTGaatcattttcattttaaatatgaTAACCTGCACCATCTCGAATGGTTAATATGAACTTGTTCTAAGGTCAAAACATTAGACTATTagagttggaaaaaaaaaactaatatgaTAAGTTAACCCAACACGAACATACAAACTTGACATTAAAAAAACGGTTTATTTTCAGAAATTTCAACTCATTTAATTAAACGAATTTGATATTACATGTCATGAAAACTAATGAGTTAAagtttaagtaaaaaaaaaagaatcaactCTAAAAATTAACAGGTAAAATTTAAGTAAAAATTTGAACTCTAAAACCAAAACCACATGTAAAAAAAAAGGTTAAGGTTGATCAATTTGGATGTGAAAGTTGCTTAACCTGTTAACCATCTAGGTTTAAATTTccttttcaatattttttttcttttgatctCATACTTTACGGTCTCATTTGTCATCTGATCACTCATCTAGGTTGGTCATTCCTTCTCGTGACCTCAATTCCCCACCTCCCAACACCAAGATTTTCTACTTAAATTTACATTGATTTTTGCCTCTTTACATCTACTCCTTGTACTCttagtttttcattttttgttttacTTTCCACCTCTTCAACTCCTCAACTTTCAACATGTTTAGTGTTTTAAATTGACACATCACAATATTTACGGGATACTACCCCACACTACTAGATTCTTATCACAACGTCAATCATTTTACTATCTATTTTCTTAATAAAATGGTAATTTTGTTACTATCCTAATATATTTGTATCTTATA containing:
- the LOC111916369 gene encoding heavy metal-associated isoprenylated plant protein 5, with the translated sequence MGEKDDTKKEAGEKKPADAGGPKKSDGGPLTVVLKLDLHCDGCAKKIIKSIRHFEGVESVKADTPGNKLMVTGKVDPTRIKERVEYKTKKKVEILSPQPKKDGGGGGDKKPDEKPPEKKPADDKKPKEPQPSTVVLKIPLHCDGCIHKIKRQISKIDGVESVTPDSGKDMVTVKGTMNVKELLPHLKEKLKRKIDIVPPKKEEKGSTDAKDDKKEKGEGGGGGDKKEKEGGGGGGGDTKAKGGDGVAKAAVGGGGGEDKKKGIEVVNRMEYSGHNPYTYTMPSYNQNYYNQNYYNQDYGVLASSSHGYVSQGYNYGHGMEYSHPPPLPPPPMYLHDPRVADSGMFSDENPNACSVM